The window TCTGAGATGAGCACTGAGCACCAGAGCAGCAATGAGAGGAGTGGCTGCAGACTCAGAGGACACCATCACGCCACGCACACACTGCAAACTTCCAGGTATTATGTCTGGCTTCAGCAGATAAAGGCCAGAGATTTTCCAATTGTGTTTTCCACCCTTGACAGCAGTACTCTTAAGATAACTGAAGATCTCACACTCAAGTGCTGCTCCTTTATgatgccagcactgctgcttgtgctgaCACAGAAATCTAGATCAAGGAAATGATCCAGTTGAAATACAAACTTGGAAGAACACAAAAGAGCAGCAGGCAGATCAGCTCCCCACCACACATACACACCTCCACCACTGCAACACAGGAGGCAGAGCCAGGGAGTGCAGCCGAGAAGCTCTTTAACCCAGAACTGCCACCAGACACACGTGTGGAACTGTGCCTGTGACAACCAGGGATGTGATTATACAAGACTTTAATGCAACTTAACTCCATCCAGCCCCGACCTAGAAGTCACAACAACTCTCCTGCATGTGACAGGGATGGGTTTGCCACGGCTTTAAATTCACACTCACTCACTTTCTTCCCTCAGCATCAGAACAAAGCACAATAATCCAGATCTGGGAGTAATAAATGTAAGCTCTGCTTAATACGTTGCTTTACTAATAGGCAACTGGCTCAGCAGAAGCCACAGAAGGGATCTCTACCTGGTGGTGTTCATCCTGTGGTATTCCAACATTTCATAGACCTATAAACCCTGATGGAAAGAAGCCAGACCTGCACCCTCAAATCCTCCTTTATCCATTAATACCGGTTTCCTCTCACTTGCTCTTCTCCAGCCAGCACTATTTGTGTTCTCTGGCCAAGCACACAAACCACCAAGTCATCTTGTGTCCTGGTTATGATGAAACTGGAGCTGGGGGCAGACTGGGCTGATTTGTGTCGGAGAACAAGCCTGTGGCCAGGAATGGCAATGGCCAGGAAATGCAGCAGTGCACAAAAGCAGCGACAGGTCACGAATCAGACCCAGTCCCAGTTCAGTCAGTTCTAATGCAGAGAAGCTCCAAAACAGGAAAGAGGATGCATTTGCataaaaaaccctccaaaacgTATGAATAAAACCTCATCCTTGGATCTCTTGAACTCGACTCTTCACATTTACTGAGCTTTAGATAAAGGAAGTAGAAACTCCAATTATTTTCTGGAATGTTGCTGGAATCTTCCTTCAATCTCCCCTCACCTCTTCATTTTAACCAGCAACTACCTTGCTAGCATGAATTGTCACTCTGTCTAGTGccaaagcaagcaggaaaactAGTGTGCCACAGCTATTCAGGCCTCAAGTGCTCCACAAAAGCGCGTTTCCGCCACATTCTGGCACCTATTAACTACAAGGAAACAGAACCAGAAGGTTTCTATTCTAACAGGCACACCCAGGCAGGAACTCTGATTAAACACTGCTGGAGTCGGTCTCACTGTCAGCAAGCAGAAAACCCAAGGTCATTCTATAGAGCAAGTGAAACAGTGACAATTTACACCTTCTTCATCTAGGAAACATAGCGGGAATGTTGAAGTAGACCTGCAACCTTGAAAGCTTTATTCTGATACTCCTACTTTTTATCTCTGCTCATCTTTCACCTGTCATAGGAAGAAAACCTTCTATTCACACACACTGCCAAGAACAAACCAGCTCAAAGGACTGAATTTCATACCCACTccagagaacaggaaaagctgGCTTGCCTCAGACCCACCTTCCATGGTTTAAATCAGTTGAGAAAACAACACTATCTACCTCCTCCCACTACACCACTGCAAAGGATTGTCCCATGTACTGTGGGAAAGATGCAGCGAGAAGGACAAAGGCCAACTTCCATAATTTAGTCCAGATAAGAACCGAATTCCAGGCATTTCATAAAAGCACAGCTAAGAGACCTTCACAGCCAACAAGTGGAGTGTAACTGCTGGGAGGTTTAAGCTGTTCAAGTCCATCTGGGGCCCCAACATGACAGAACATCTGCCTTGGACACTACAGCTCTGTTTGTTCTCATCAGGTAgcacagcaaagggaaaagctcctgctccctgcagagcacacTGAGGGTAACAAGAAGAGGTCAGTCTGGCTATTCCACAGCTTGTCAGCTGAAGATACGTGTGATGTGCAGGTCTCAGCTACCCAGTGGGTTCCCTACTCGGACCACAATGAAATCATCCAAGTACTGACCTGAGGAAAAGCTCCCTCTCCCTGAAGAGACGTTTATTGggttaaaaaaagcaaaagctagAAGAGAGAAGTGTGTAAATAGATCTAGTCAAAGCAGAGGACTGTGAGCAGGGGCACAGAGCGTTAGGGGCAGCAGACTGTCATGAAAGCAGTTGTTAACACTCAAGGTTAAGACACTCACGCTTCTGATTGAGttaatttttcattccagtCCTCCAGTGTGCTGCTGGCTGAAAGATATCTACAAACACAATGGGGGTTAGATACAGAGCCAAGATCACTACAGATGCTGCTTCTGACACTTTCCACATCATTAGTGTCTCTTTACACTCACATTATCACAAGCTTTACTTCTCCAGCAACAGCTTCCCCCCTTCTCTGCTACAGCCAGAAGAGCTGCTGTGTGAGAGGCAGGGAGACAACAAAGCCCCAATTTCTTTGTTATTTAAGCACATCCAAACACggcacaaagaaacaaagcctGCAGCTCAGAGGTGTCAGGAATTGAAAGGCTCTGCATCTTCTGCTCCCTTCCTACATGCTGTGAGCAGTTATGCATtgcaagcacagagcagcaaacTGAGCTCAAGGCCAAAAAAAATGTCTGCCACACCCAAAGCTGCATTTTACTGATACAGAGTGACCTGGACAAACAGTTAAACTTCATTTCATAATCTTTAGACATCATGTTTCTCTACACACCAACCAGTATGGTGTGAGAATTATCACTGGAGGTACAGAACAGATACGAGTACTACAGGAAGCGTCTGATACCAGCTCAGACAATGCACAGAAGTGCTCAGAGGTGACATATCACAGGCAGTTCATGTCACCCACAAGTGTAACTCTCCCCAGTTAGATCACTGCCATCTTGCCTAATGATGGGATGCTCCCAATCCATGTGTTCCTTAGTGAAACAATCACCTCCTTCAGCACAAGACATAGAAGGGAGAGAATCTTCAGTGCAGAAAACATCCAAGGGCTCCCTTACAGGAGGAATCAAAATGATTCATGTCTAACATGACCAGAGGTCTGACATGATTAAACAGAAGTAGCCAGATGTTCTTCATCTGCATTTGTCACCTGCTTGTACATACAAAGACTAAAATTCACGGCTTTCTAGTGTTGACATCAGCAGAGGTTCACCCACATCAACGCAGAAGAGCCATTGTGTAGTGGCTTTCCAAAGTGAACATATGTACTTGCACAGCCCCTATTTCCAGCTGCAGGTCAATGCCTTCAGGCACCATCTCTCCCGGGTGGCTGTACAGAAAGGCAATAACCAGGCTGATTCCTACCACCTCTGATGAGAAGATAAATCATTTCACAGTAAAGATGAGGCTCACTAATAAGACACATTAACAGCAGGCTAACCTCCAGTAACCAGCTAAAGGGAAACTGTGGTTGATTTTTGtcccccctttttgtttttataagaTGTGGTCTGGTAACTGATtggaatttttcttctgcaatagCAAGCCCATGAGAGGGATGATGGCAGTAACGTTGACTCATCTCCTCTGCAAGGGAGGGATGCTTACAGCCAGAAGCCAGGCATGCTGCTAGGAACAGCCCTGCTTCACCATGcccccagctcccactgaaCCCCTGAGGCTTGTGACAAGTGGCAGCAGTGAGGGGGAGTTGCTGAGGAGCCCGAGGCACTCACAAGTCAGACTGTGTCACTTTGTCATTCCACTCTCCAAGTTTCTCAGATGTTTTCACATAACTAGAAACAGAAAGTGTTAATGAATATAACtttcatattcatttttttttttccagaagacaaCGACACAGATCTCAGTTACAAAGGAATAACAGAAATGTAGGGAAGTAGgagggaaaatgaggaaaagggagagaataaaCAGTGAGATGAACAGCTCGATGATCTGCTGGGCAGTAGCACTGTCAGTAACTACAAGTTCCACACTGTCAGTAACTCCAAATTCCAACTAAGTTACACAAGACCTTTTAGACTGAACAGTATCTCCATGGGACTGAGAGTCCCTGGCACTCAGGCACAACTGCAGGGCCACACTTACCTCTCTGACTCTCCTTTCAGCACTGTCAAGCACTGCATTAACTGTGCCCTTACTGCCTGTTCAGGGTCAGTCTCATTTCACATCTTCTTTAGGCAGAGACGACTGCATAACACACACTAATATTACAGGTCTTTTTCCCCCTAGGAAGTGCAGGCTTTTGAATTCAAGCTGTATGACTCAGGCAACAGCTTCGGAGCCACAGCTCTGCACTGGAGCTTTGAGACTCCATGCACTTCTCTTTGAGCTTGGGTTCAGAACAGGGGAGCAGCTGCCTACACCTCAAACAACGGGCAGAAATGGGCAAACGGAACTGCCCAGCAGTGAGCTGGACATGATGGAAAAGGGCATCCAGCAGCAGTTTATCCCAATCACAGATATGAGAGTTCTGTTTACACTGACATAAAGACACTGActttaaaaacttaaaagatTTATTGCTCTTAAGTGCCTTTTACTCCATGTACCCATGAGAGCAAAAGCCTCCAGTTGCTTGGAAGAGCCCTGGAATATGCTGCTGGGAAATCATGATGAGAGAGTCACTTTTAAACACACAGGCATCACAGCAACACTTACGCATTGGAGACTTGGACATCGTGCCAGCTTTTAGACAGGTTTTGCTTCAGCCCATCCAGGGGAGTCAAGCCCAGCTTCCTCTTCAGCTCTCCACAGTGCCTCTCCTTAGCAGCCAGAACCTGCCTGAGAGTGCCAATCTCTTCTTCAACCTCAGGGAGAAGGAGAGGCTTGTTTTAAACCACAGATCAGTAAAATTCTGAGAGCTAAGCCAACCTTCTACCTCCCTCAAAGATGGCAAGATTTCAACTGACATGAGTTTGAAGAATTGGGAGGAATGTCGGGTACACGCAGCACAATTCAACAGCATATGAAcggtgctggagcaggagatcTACAGCCCAGACTTCAACTGGGCAAACATCCATGGAAGTCACAGCACGGGCACCAAGATTAACAGAGCTCATTCCTAGTGTTGTAATTTCAACAGCACATAAACATCAGTTGCCAAACCTTATTAACGAAGGTTTCTGTCTTATGATTCTTTTCATGTCATTAAAGCAGAGGTTTTCCTGAGAGATCTTTCTTACGTTTTCACAGTACTCCAGAGTTATTTCCAGGTACAGAGGGTTCATTTCTACTTTAACAGCAGCTCACCAAGGTGTGTGTGAGCCCTCAGAGCAGCAAATTCCTCCTTTGCCATAACTTACAAGTCAAAGGCCCACCAGGAGATTCTTGGATGCTACAGAACAACTGCAATTATctacagctgcatttcagatgGAGATTCTAAGCTGGCCTTTAAACCCCAAAAGGTGCCTGAAATTTAGGAGGTTGCTCTACAAACTCAGCTCTTCAGAAGCATACAGGCACCACAAATAGTTACCTACAAAGTGTAGtaaatatttaagagaaaaagatagaaaaagaaagcacacGAAGTGCTCTGTtgttttcctaagaaaaaacGAGTTTCTGTTGCGCACCACTTGCCCAAAGTGTTTTCTCCCTTCAAATGGAGCTAAAAGCCTACATGAAACTCCTAGCATCAAAAGCCACTTATTTCCTCAGAGCTCTAAATCCAGCCATTCTGGGAAGGAGCACACAACACACCGCCACGTTTGAAGTCTCTGCCAGCTTTGTGCACTTTAACAATCAGCTGAGAGACGCAAAGGTAACACCACTGCAAAATTCAAGCGTATAACACCCAAACCCTGCTCCTGCGGCTCGTGtttgctccttcccagcagagccctgctgacAAACAGGAGTTACCTTGGCGAGCTCAGACCTCAGCTCCTCCTCTTCAGCCAGGGTCAGCCCCTCGGGCGCAGCGGCTCTGGCCGAGGCCCCGCTATCCACGGGAACGTCCGTCATGGTATCCGACAGCAGACCTTTGTTGGGAGAGTTAAGGTTGATATCTGCCACAGACAAGGAGCAGAGGGCACACGGAGTAAGCAGCCAGCAAGCAGACAGCGTTACGCAAACCTCAGCAGCCTCACGGGGAAGGTGAAGACAAGAGAAAAGCGGAACAGAAACCTCCGGACtttcctccagcagcatccagcacaAGCCCCGCGCTCTGCCCGTCCCGAACAGCCAGAACAGCCCCTCTGCCCCGCACCGGGCAGCGCAACACCCGCAGGGCCCACGCGTAGAGCGGGGAGGGACGAACCCGGAGGGGAGGGACCGGCccggggaggggagaggagacgAGCCGGGGGAGGCGGAGAGGAGAGGAGCCGAGACAAGCCGCCAGCGCCCTCCGTGGGTCCCTGTAACCGCGGCCGCAGCTGGGCCCCCACACACGGCACCCCCGGGGCCACCTCAGCACCCCCAGTGCCCGCCTCTCCGCTCACGGCATCAGCCCGCGGCTCCCCCCCTACCGAGCCCCCGGGGCCGTCTCCCCCCATTCAGGGCCGGCCGGTGCCCCCCGACGCACGCAGCCGGAGCCCGGTGCCGGCCGTACCCTGACTCGCGCTCTCCATCGCGGCGCCCGGACCCGtcctgccgccgccgcctcccgtGCTATGACGCTCCCAGCTCCGCGCCTCTTCCGGCGAGGGGAGATACCGTCACCGGGCGCGTTACCCACGGCAACAGCGCCACGTTCCGCTGCCGCCGCCTGCCCGCGCTGCAGCATCACCGGAACCGGGGGTGTCGCCACGGGGGTGCCGTGTGCCAGCGCGGACGGAGGGGGCAGCACCGGCACCGGGAGCCCGTCCATTAACACGTTCATTATCGCGTTCATTAACGCGTTCATTAACCCCGGTAATGAGCCGGGCGGCCGGTCCCCGCTCCCCGTCGATGGGCAGCCGCGGTCCGGTTTGAGAGCCTCTGTAGAGCCGGCGGCACCGGAGGCACCCGGATCCCTTCCCGGTACCGCGGGGAGGTGCCGGATCGGTGCCCGCAGCGCCCACAGCGGGACTCGGTGGCACCGGCTCCCTTCCCCTCCGCCCCGGGGATGTTGTGCCGGGGCCGGGAGCCAGAGCTCGGGTCCGCTCCTGCCCCGGGGCTGCGGCACCGGTAAGCGCGGGCGGCTCCGCTCACACCGGCTCCACAACCCGCCTGGGTGAAACCGTGCTTGCATGGAGCCTCCGTCCAGCTCCCGTCGTTTTCCAGCCTTTTCCATGCACAGAATCATGGATGGTTTGGGgtggaggggaccttaaagctcatccagctccaaccccctgccacccTCCACTAGCCCAAGCCTCTGGGTGAGGTGTGAAAAGGGAAGTGGATGTGAATGGGGAAATGGGAGTGAGTTTTCCAGAGCCCTTTCCAACAGCGCATCTCACGGAGGCAGCACCCGTGGAAATGCCCTCCCTGAAGCACGTCGCCAGGACCCGCTGCTGGTCCTGGGAAGGTTGGGAAACAAAAACAGCTCAGCTTTTGATCTgaggaggttttggggggttatTGCGGTGTTTGGAGCCTCGGCACACGTCTCATTTCGAAGCTGAGGTCAGTGGAAACCCGTGTGGAGTTTTCTAAGCCCAGCAGAGCCCGGATTCCTGCAAACCTGGCCCTGagaggtggctgcagcaggaggagccGGGAATGCTGCGGCACGCAGGGAGCTGCAGTGTGAAGCCCCATTGCCAAGTCCAGCCTGGCCGGGCAGGCAGGGATCGGGCTGTGCCTCCATCACCCTCCAAACCcactgctccagccctgccttcaGCACTGgctctgaaataaatgcatcatGCTGCCACCTCCATCCTTCCTTATCCCAAGCCCTGGAAGGGTGTTGGGAAGCAGAGAGCGATCCTGCAtttgggaagggggggggaaaggaaaatccCCTTTGCGGAGGGTTATTGCTTCTGTTCAAAGCTGCTCATTTGGGGGCAGAATGTCTGTGCCACCGCAGAGCCATTCCCTCGCCCCGGCAGCCGCAGCTTCCCCCTGGTTCCCCTTTTGCTGCCGTCGGGCTTCACTGGggctttggtttgtttccatTAGCTGAGGAACACTGAAATGTCAGACCCGGGGCCGGTTCCCTTCCCtgatcccttccagccctgcgGAGGCGGCGGGGAGGGAAGAGTCCAGCTTTGCCGGGTGGAGAATGTCTCATCTGGGAGGCAAACGGCATCTCCCTGTGCCCGGCATCGCTCCGTGCCTCTGGAAAGCGCCTGTTCCCAGAGAACACGTTGTTttccagccctggcagagcCAGAGCTATAAATCCCGGCTGTTTCCCAGCAAAACAAGGAGTTGCCTGAGCGGCGGCGCAGGCGGGaagcagcacccatgggtgtcctcactgggatggggatgaaCACGGATGATTCCCGGTTGCCAGGCTCGGGCAGGCGCCGCTGCTCCGCTTGGAACCCGACACAATCTGGGCTCTGTGCCCCCTCTCACAGCCAGCCCTGACCTAGATTCCCTGCTCCATGAAGCCGCCTGGGCTCCGCTCTCCCTGCGCCTGGAAAGGGCCCAGCGGAGCCGCGCTGGCTCCGGCCCGTGACGCCAGTGGCTGATGGAGgctgatggagccctgctgcaCTGTGCCAAGGGCAATTCCCAGGTCTGATGCTAATGGAGCATCCCCGGTGCAGGAAGAGCGGCTGGTGGggctctctctgctctgcagatggGTGCCCAGACGCAGCGGTGATGACCCATGGCCCAGCCGTGGCCAGCTTCAGCCCAGAGCAGCGCTGCTGAGCCCCAGGCATGAACCATCCCATGGCCTGAGTGACATGGGGGGCACAGCATCAGCCAAGggtgcagcagggagggagcatggCTGGGTGGGCTCCATAGAAACGcagaatcagactggtttgtgttggaagggaccttaaagctcatccaattccaaccccctgccacgggcagggacaccttccactagatggatggatccatccatccatctatccatccatccatccatccatccatccatccatccatccatccatccacagCTCCCCAGCAGAACCAGGCTGCACTTGGGATCAGTCCCAACCCTGGGTGGCATTTACTGGGCACTGGTGGCAAAACACCCACTTAAGAGcaaaaatcagcattaaaatGGCATGTGCAGCCCCCCTTCCCGTGCTCCTGTGCTCTCAGGACACAAAGGCAGCATTTGGGAGCTGGGATCATTGGGGGGTCTCCCACAAGCATCATTCCCAATGCATCACACCAGGGGCTGCCCGAATCCCACCTTGTGTGCCCCAAAACCCCCTTCTCTGTTTCAGGTGAGATGGATCCTCTTTCCCCAGTGGGAGCGTGGGGCACGGCGCGGTGTTGATGTTCCTCTTTCCCGTCCACCACCATCCCCTGCGTGCTGCAGGACATCGCCCGCCCGCTTCTGCCTTCCGCTTTCcccccagcccaaaccagccccGAGCCCGCAGTGGGGGCACTGGAGGGGGAACGGTTCCTCTTTCCGAGTTGCTGGAAAAAGTCCAGGGACTCTAGAGCGGGGCTGAACCAAGGGACGTGGGtgcagctgctggggctgcaggacagACGTCACCCGTGGGACCATGGGCTGGATCTGGAGCATCCTCTGGGGGTGGAATGCTTGGACCAACCCAACATCCCCACGttgctgtgtccctgcagatGCAGGTGGCTTGGTGTGGATATACGGATGGAGCAGCCGGGGTGGGCCAGGTCCTGCATCCTGGGGATGCCCAAGGGGTTCCTGCCTGgattctgcttttccctggtgaattcccagccagcagctgggctTCCCCATGTACACGCTCAGCTCCCACCCCAAATCCCTTCgggagccatggaactgatcCCAGCAAATGGTAGGCCAGGTCGGACTCTTCTCCATGGCCAAGaacctcctcctgcttcctttggGGCCAGGATTGGATCCCCTCATTGCACCCTTCCACCTGGAAATGGGTCCCTTGTTTTCTGCCTCATTATCCTGGCTTGTTTGGCTGCtcccagctgggaagcagctccaGGGGCTCCCATTACACATCCCACAGTGCCAGCCACCAGTGCTGCCTCCCCGGCTGTGGGgcttccctccatccctgccttgTCACCTCTTGAACCTCTTATGTTGCTTCTTTCCACCCTCATCACCAGGAATTCCCCCCACAGCGTTTGGGGTGAAGTTGCTCATcgctgcagcagagcccagggagCCTCCAgcgctgtggggcaggagggttTGTCCcactccagccccacagcagcaccctgctgccCACGAGCCTCACCCCCATGGCCAAGCCCATCCcagggggatgtggggggaagGCTGCGGTCCTGGGACTTCCCCTGCACACACAGAATGAGGTGCACACTTATGGGGACATGTGTATGCTTGGGGACAGGGGGACATGTGCAGCTGGAGGACCAAATCCCATCGTGGGATTTGGGATGGAGCCACATCCCATCCCATGACCGTGAGCTTCCAGCCCAGCTGGGGCATAAGGGATCCTTCCCAAGGGATACAGGgtgcaagagctgctgctgtcactgggGCTGTGACCAGCTCTGGGCCTCAGCGTGTGATGTCCTTGCTGGCACTCAGTGTGCCTGGGAGCTGGGGACGGATCCggcctccatccctccctcatGCTCCTGTCCGGAAACAGGCCGGGCAgaaatcctcctcctccctgctgctgcc is drawn from Strigops habroptila isolate Jane chromosome 13, bStrHab1.2.pri, whole genome shotgun sequence and contains these coding sequences:
- the TPD52L2 gene encoding tumor protein D54 isoform X1, which encodes MESASQDINLNSPNKGLLSDTMTDVPVDSGASARAAAPEGLTLAEEEELRSELAKPLLLPEVEEEIGTLRQVLAAKERHCGELKRKLGLTPLDGLKQNLSKSWHDVQVSNAYVKTSEKLGEWNDKVTQSDLYLSASSTLEDWNEKLTQSEAYKKTQETLSQAGQKTSAALSNVSSVISRKLGDMSPGWWAAGKTARTASTPPRELGTNLHKTTLLSRPTMWLCTAVHDCTSHLLPPNPSQQQQHAPPRRGRAPVLERSIVHS
- the TPD52L2 gene encoding tumor protein D54 isoform X14 — protein: MESASQDINLNSPNKGLLSDTMTDVPVDSGASARAAAPEGLTLAEEEELRSELAKPLLLPEVEEEIGTLRQVLAAKERHCGELKRKLGLTPLDGLKQNLSKSWHDVQVSNAYVKTSEKLGEWNDKVTQSDLYLSASSTLEDWNEKLTQSEAYKKTQETLSQAGQKTSAALSNVSSVISRKLGDMRNSATFKSFEDRVGTIKSRMVGSRENSTDGLHSPSGAGDKPPQDNAPF
- the TPD52L2 gene encoding tumor protein D54 isoform X3 translates to MESASQDINLNSPNKGLLSDTMTDVPVDSGASARAAAPEGLTLAEEEELRSELAKPLLLPEVEEEIGTLRQVLAAKERHCGELKRKLGLTPLDGLKQNLSKSWHDVQVSNAYVKTSEKLGEWNDKVTQSDLYLSASSTLEDWNEKLTQSEAYKKTQETLSQAGQKTSAALSNVSSVISRKLGDMRSHPFSNSFSSYSIRHSISMPAMRNSATFKSFEDRVGTIKSRMVGSRENSTDGLHSPSGAGDKPPQDNAPF
- the TPD52L2 gene encoding tumor protein D54 isoform X17, whose translation is MESASQDINLNSPNKGLLSDTMTDVPVDSGASARAAAPEGLTLAEEEELRSELAKVEEEIGTLRQVLAAKERHCGELKRKLGLTPLDGLKQNLSKSWHDVQVSNAYVKTSEKLGEWNDKVTQSDLYLSASSTLEDWNEKLTQSEAYKKTQETLSQAGQKTSAALSNVSSVISRKLGDMRNSATFKSFEDRVGTIKSRMVGSRENSTDGLHSPSGAGDKPPQDNAPF
- the TPD52L2 gene encoding tumor protein D54 isoform X5, which translates into the protein MESASQDINLNSPNKGLLSDTMTDVPVDSGASARAAAPEGLTLAEEEELRSELAKVEEEIGTLRQVLAAKERHCGELKRKLGLTPLDGLKQNLSKSWHDVQVSNAYVKTSEKLGEWNDKVTQSDLYLSASSTLEDWNEKLTQSEAYKKTQETLSQAGQKTSAALSNVSSVISRKLGDMRSHPFSNSFSSYSIRHSISMPAMRNSATFKSFEDRVGTIKSRMVGSRENSTDGLHSPSGAGDKPPQDNAPF
- the TPD52L2 gene encoding tumor protein D54 isoform X4; translated protein: MESASQGLLSDTMTDVPVDSGASARAAAPEGLTLAEEEELRSELAKPLLLPEVEEEIGTLRQVLAAKERHCGELKRKLGLTPLDGLKQNLSKSWHDVQVSNAYVKTSEKLGEWNDKVTQSDLYLSASSTLEDWNEKLTQSEAYKKTQETLSQAGQKTSAALSNVSSVISRKLGDMSPGWWAAGKTARTASTPPRELGTNLHKTTLLSRPTMWLCTAVHDCTSHLLPPNPSQQQQHAPPRRGRAPVLERSIVHS
- the TPD52L2 gene encoding tumor protein D54 isoform X13; amino-acid sequence: MTDVPVDSGASARAAAPEGLTLAEEEELRSELAKVEEEIGTLRQVLAAKERHCGELKRKLGLTPLDGLKQNLSKSWHDVQVSNAYVKTSEKLGEWNDKVTQSDLYLSASSTLEDWNEKLTQSEAYKKTQETLSQAGQKTSAALSNVSSVISRKLGDMSPGWWAAGKTARTASTPPRELGTNLHKTTLLSRPTMWLCTAVHDCTSHLLPPNPSQQQQHAPPRRGRAPVLERSIVHS
- the TPD52L2 gene encoding tumor protein D54 isoform X9, encoding MTDVPVDSGASARAAAPEGLTLAEEEELRSELAKPLLLPEVEEEIGTLRQVLAAKERHCGELKRKLGLTPLDGLKQNLSKSWHDVQVSNAYVKTSEKLGEWNDKVTQSDLYLSASSTLEDWNEKLTQSEAYKKTQETLSQAGQKTSAALSNVSSVISRKLGDMSPGWWAAGKTARTASTPPRELGTNLHKTTLLSRPTMWLCTAVHDCTSHLLPPNPSQQQQHAPPRRGRAPVLERSIVHS
- the TPD52L2 gene encoding tumor protein D54 isoform X26 — protein: MESASQDINLNSPNKGLLSDTMTDVPVDSGASARAAAPEGLTLAEEEELRSELAKVEEEIGTLRQVLAAKERHCGELKRKLGLTPLDGLKQNLSKSWHDVQVSNAYLSASSTLEDWNEKLTQSEAYKKTQETLSQAGQKTSAALSNVSSVISRKLGDMRNSATFKSFEDRVGTIKSRMVGSRENSTDGLHSPSGAGDKPPQDNAPF
- the TPD52L2 gene encoding tumor protein D54 isoform X11 — its product is MESASQDINLNSPNKGLLSDTMTDVPVDSGASARAAAPEGLTLAEEEELRSELAKVEEEIGTLRQVLAAKERHCGELKRKLGLTPLDGLKQNLSKSWHDVQVSNAYLSASSTLEDWNEKLTQSEAYKKTQETLSQAGQKTSAALSNVSSVISRKLGDMSPGWWAAGKTARTASTPPRELGTNLHKTTLLSRPTMWLCTAVHDCTSHLLPPNPSQQQQHAPPRRGRAPVLERSIVHS
- the TPD52L2 gene encoding tumor protein D54 isoform X28, giving the protein MESASQGLLSDTMTDVPVDSGASARAAAPEGLTLAEEEELRSELAKVEEEIGTLRQVLAAKERHCGELKRKLGLTPLDGLKQNLSKSWHDVQVSNAYLSASSTLEDWNEKLTQSEAYKKTQETLSQAGQKTSAALSNVSSVISRKLGDMRNSATFKSFEDRVGTIKSRMVGSRENSTDGLHSPSGAGDKPPQDNAPF
- the TPD52L2 gene encoding tumor protein D54 isoform X2, producing MESASQDINLNSPNKGLLSDTMTDVPVDSGASARAAAPEGLTLAEEEELRSELAKVEEEIGTLRQVLAAKERHCGELKRKLGLTPLDGLKQNLSKSWHDVQVSNAYVKTSEKLGEWNDKVTQSDLYLSASSTLEDWNEKLTQSEAYKKTQETLSQAGQKTSAALSNVSSVISRKLGDMSPGWWAAGKTARTASTPPRELGTNLHKTTLLSRPTMWLCTAVHDCTSHLLPPNPSQQQQHAPPRRGRAPVLERSIVHS
- the TPD52L2 gene encoding tumor protein D54 isoform X6 — its product is MESASQGLLSDTMTDVPVDSGASARAAAPEGLTLAEEEELRSELAKVEEEIGTLRQVLAAKERHCGELKRKLGLTPLDGLKQNLSKSWHDVQVSNAYVKTSEKLGEWNDKVTQSDLYLSASSTLEDWNEKLTQSEAYKKTQETLSQAGQKTSAALSNVSSVISRKLGDMSPGWWAAGKTARTASTPPRELGTNLHKTTLLSRPTMWLCTAVHDCTSHLLPPNPSQQQQHAPPRRGRAPVLERSIVHS
- the TPD52L2 gene encoding tumor protein D54 isoform X20 — its product is MESASQGLLSDTMTDVPVDSGASARAAAPEGLTLAEEEELRSELAKVEEEIGTLRQVLAAKERHCGELKRKLGLTPLDGLKQNLSKSWHDVQVSNAYVKTSEKLGEWNDKVTQSDLYLSASSTLEDWNEKLTQSEAYKKTQETLSQAGQKTSAALSNVSSVISRKLGDMRNSATFKSFEDRVGTIKSRMVGSRENSTDGLHSPSGAGDKPPQDNAPF
- the TPD52L2 gene encoding tumor protein D54 isoform X8; protein product: MESASQDINLNSPNKGLLSDTMTDVPVDSGASARAAAPEGLTLAEEEELRSELAKPLLLPEVEEEIGTLRQVLAAKERHCGELKRKLGLTPLDGLKQNLSKSWHDVQVSNAYLSASSTLEDWNEKLTQSEAYKKTQETLSQAGQKTSAALSNVSSVISRKLGDMSPGWWAAGKTARTASTPPRELGTNLHKTTLLSRPTMWLCTAVHDCTSHLLPPNPSQQQQHAPPRRGRAPVLERSIVHS
- the TPD52L2 gene encoding tumor protein D54 isoform X23: MESASQDINLNSPNKGLLSDTMTDVPVDSGASARAAAPEGLTLAEEEELRSELAKPLLLPEVEEEIGTLRQVLAAKERHCGELKRKLGLTPLDGLKQNLSKSWHDVQVSNAYLSASSTLEDWNEKLTQSEAYKKTQETLSQAGQKTSAALSNVSSVISRKLGDMRNSATFKSFEDRVGTIKSRMVGSRENSTDGLHSPSGAGDKPPQDNAPF